In Streptomyces sp. 840.1, one DNA window encodes the following:
- a CDS encoding long-chain fatty acid--CoA ligase — MSTPPATTTAPVLVEPTRVRAADGSVQQVSVPAFAPPVRRGSLAEIPFDNAREAPADAVLSRKQPDGSWLDVTAAEFAGEVLAVAKGLIAEGLRGGDRIAIMARTTYEWTLLDFASWAAGLVTVPIYPTSSAFQARWILQDSGAVACAVETAEQGRVISQERKQLGGLTHLWQFDTGVLGRLKSAGRAIPDDAVAARRATLEPQTPATLIYTSGTTGRPKGCVLTHGNFFAEVDNAIELLHPVFKSVSKYPASTLLFLPLSHVFGRMVAIGCLRARVRLGHAPSIRTEDLLADLAGFRPSFLLAIPYVLEKVYNTGRATAEKMGRASSFDRAARIAQRYGQAVEAAEHGTGPGPGLGLRAARALYDPLVYRRIRAALGGQVRYAICGGSPLGSRLAAFYAGAGIEIFEGYGLTETTAAATVTPPLRPRLGTVGWPMPGTAVRIAGDGEVLLSGGQVFQGYWDAERGEAVPALDGGWFATGDLGALDEDGYLTITGRKKDIIITSGGKNVTPAPLEDWLRAHPLVSQCMVVGDNRSFITALITLEPDGLSHWRRMKKKEGVPLHELIHDEELHTTLQRAVDEANRLVSRAESIRKFTVLPVDFTEERGHLTPSLKLKRDAITRDFSAEIEELYRK; from the coding sequence GTGTCCACGCCACCCGCCACCACCACCGCGCCCGTCCTGGTCGAGCCGACCAGGGTCAGGGCCGCCGACGGAAGCGTCCAGCAGGTCTCCGTACCGGCGTTCGCCCCGCCCGTCCGTCGCGGCTCACTCGCGGAGATCCCCTTCGACAACGCCCGCGAGGCCCCGGCCGACGCCGTCCTCAGCCGCAAGCAGCCCGACGGCAGCTGGCTGGACGTGACGGCGGCGGAGTTCGCGGGCGAGGTGCTCGCCGTCGCCAAGGGCCTGATCGCCGAAGGGCTGCGGGGCGGCGACCGCATCGCGATCATGGCCCGCACGACGTACGAGTGGACGCTGCTGGACTTCGCGTCGTGGGCCGCCGGACTGGTCACCGTCCCCATCTACCCGACCTCGTCCGCCTTCCAGGCCCGCTGGATACTCCAGGACTCCGGCGCCGTCGCCTGCGCGGTCGAGACGGCCGAACAGGGCCGCGTCATCAGCCAGGAACGCAAGCAGCTCGGCGGCCTCACCCACCTCTGGCAGTTCGACACGGGCGTACTGGGACGGCTGAAGTCGGCCGGCCGGGCCATCCCCGACGACGCCGTCGCGGCCCGCCGCGCCACGCTGGAACCACAGACCCCCGCCACCCTCATCTACACCTCGGGTACCACCGGCCGTCCCAAGGGCTGCGTGCTGACCCACGGCAACTTCTTCGCCGAGGTCGACAACGCCATCGAGCTCCTGCACCCGGTCTTCAAGTCGGTCAGCAAGTACCCGGCGTCCACCCTGCTGTTCCTGCCGCTGTCGCACGTCTTCGGCCGGATGGTCGCGATCGGCTGTCTGCGCGCGAGGGTCAGGCTCGGCCACGCGCCGTCCATCAGGACCGAGGACCTGCTCGCGGACCTGGCGGGCTTCAGGCCCTCGTTCCTGCTGGCCATCCCGTACGTGCTGGAGAAGGTGTACAACACCGGCCGGGCCACCGCCGAGAAGATGGGCCGTGCCTCGTCCTTCGACCGGGCCGCCCGGATCGCCCAGCGCTACGGCCAGGCCGTCGAGGCCGCCGAACACGGCACGGGCCCCGGCCCCGGACTCGGCCTGCGGGCGGCCCGCGCACTGTACGACCCGCTGGTCTACCGCCGCATCCGGGCCGCGCTCGGCGGCCAGGTCCGGTACGCGATCTGCGGCGGCTCCCCGCTGGGCAGCCGGCTCGCCGCGTTCTACGCGGGCGCCGGCATCGAGATCTTCGAGGGGTACGGCCTGACGGAGACCACCGCCGCCGCCACCGTCACCCCGCCCCTCAGACCGCGCCTGGGCACGGTCGGCTGGCCGATGCCGGGCACCGCCGTCCGCATCGCGGGCGACGGCGAGGTGCTGCTCAGCGGCGGCCAGGTGTTCCAGGGCTACTGGGACGCCGAACGCGGCGAGGCGGTGCCCGCGCTGGACGGCGGCTGGTTCGCCACCGGGGACCTGGGCGCGCTCGACGAGGACGGCTACCTCACGATCACCGGCCGCAAGAAGGACATCATCATCACCTCGGGCGGCAAGAACGTCACCCCGGCCCCGCTGGAGGACTGGCTGCGCGCCCATCCGCTGGTCAGCCAGTGCATGGTGGTCGGCGACAACCGCTCGTTCATCACCGCCCTGATCACCCTGGAGCCGGACGGGCTGTCCCACTGGCGCCGGATGAAGAAGAAGGAGGGCGTCCCGCTGCACGAGCTGATCCACGACGAGGAGCTGCACACCACGCTGCAACGCGCGGTCGACGAGGCCAACCGGCTCGTGTCCCGCGCCGAGTCGATCCGGAAGTTCACCGTGCTGCCGGTCGACTTCACCGAGGAGCGCGGCCATCTCACGCCCTCGCTGAAACTGAAGCGGGACGCGATCACGCGGGACTTCTCGGCGGAGATCGAGGAGCTGTACCGCAAGTGA
- a CDS encoding NUDIX hydrolase, producing MPISADQIRRTLIAYLGTHPKEMPGLRTVLNLLDRGVDLTSRTEFPVHATAGAILVRPDSRILHVHHLALDKWLLPGGHLEPEDENLQAAALRELTEETGMETSAIEVPAGVPLHIDVHVIPANDAKGEPEHRHVDFRYLFRTVNSGISALQTEEVSDATWLGPDAIVSASLRRRVAAALR from the coding sequence GTGCCAATCAGTGCAGACCAAATCCGCAGGACCCTGATCGCCTACCTCGGAACGCATCCGAAGGAAATGCCCGGCCTCAGAACCGTACTCAACCTCCTCGACCGTGGTGTCGATCTCACGTCCCGCACGGAGTTCCCGGTCCACGCCACCGCGGGCGCGATCCTCGTGCGCCCGGACAGCCGCATCCTCCACGTCCACCACCTCGCCCTGGACAAGTGGCTCCTGCCTGGCGGCCATCTGGAACCCGAGGACGAGAACCTTCAGGCTGCCGCCCTGCGCGAGCTCACCGAAGAGACGGGCATGGAAACCTCAGCCATCGAGGTGCCGGCGGGCGTCCCCCTCCATATCGATGTGCACGTCATCCCGGCCAACGATGCCAAGGGCGAGCCGGAACACCGGCACGTCGACTTCCGGTATCTCTTCCGGACCGTGAACAGCGGGATCAGTGCGCTCCAGACCGAGGAGGTCAGCGATGCCACCTGGCTGGGCCCAGACGCCATCGTGTCTGCGTCGCTACGTCGACGGGTGGCGGCCGCACTGCGCTGA
- a CDS encoding LLM class F420-dependent oxidoreductase: MPITPAGPLSYGMQLPIQSQSAIYAEPWEAGATPADLAEIARTADRTGFAYIASCDHVAIPRRLADGMSTVWYDPVATLGFLAGVTERVLLMSHVAVVGLRHPLATAKQYATLDHLSGGRLVLGVGAGHVREEFEALGADFDGRGAVLDETIDALKAALGPEEYPEFAGERFSFSGLGQLPRPAQERVPVWVGGSSPAAVRRAAVRGDGWLPQGDPREKLPEQIARLRALRDAAGVAEPIVVGAITEPLYVGEPDWSVGRRTLSGKPEALAESLREYVAMGVHQIQVRFRSRSRAELTDQMAAFAADVAPHLDR; this comes from the coding sequence GTGCCGATCACGCCCGCCGGGCCGCTGTCGTACGGGATGCAGCTCCCGATCCAGTCGCAGAGCGCGATCTACGCAGAGCCGTGGGAGGCCGGGGCCACCCCGGCCGACCTCGCCGAGATCGCCCGCACCGCCGACCGCACCGGGTTCGCGTACATCGCGAGCTGCGACCACGTCGCCATTCCGCGCCGGCTCGCGGACGGCATGAGCACCGTCTGGTACGACCCGGTGGCCACGCTCGGGTTCCTCGCCGGGGTCACCGAGCGCGTGCTGCTGATGAGCCATGTCGCCGTCGTCGGGCTGCGGCACCCGCTGGCCACCGCCAAGCAGTACGCGACCCTCGACCACCTCAGCGGCGGCCGGCTGGTCCTCGGGGTCGGGGCCGGGCACGTGCGCGAGGAGTTCGAGGCGCTCGGGGCGGACTTCGACGGGCGCGGCGCAGTGCTCGACGAGACGATCGACGCGCTGAAGGCCGCGCTCGGGCCCGAGGAGTACCCGGAGTTCGCGGGGGAGCGGTTCTCCTTCAGCGGTCTCGGCCAGCTGCCCAGGCCCGCCCAGGAGCGGGTGCCGGTCTGGGTGGGCGGCTCCTCGCCCGCCGCGGTGCGCAGGGCCGCCGTGCGCGGCGACGGCTGGCTCCCGCAGGGCGACCCGAGGGAGAAGCTGCCGGAGCAGATCGCCCGGCTGCGCGCGCTGCGCGATGCGGCCGGGGTCGCCGAGCCGATCGTCGTCGGGGCCATCACCGAGCCGCTGTACGTGGGTGAGCCGGACTGGTCCGTGGGGCGGCGCACCCTCAGCGGGAAGCCGGAGGCCCTCGCCGAGTCGCTGCGGGAGTACGTGGCGATGGGCGTGCACCAGATCCAGGTGCGGTTCCGCAGCCGCAGCCGGGCCGAACTGACCGATCAGATGGCGGCGTTCGCCGCCGATGTCGCACCTCACCTCGACAGGTAG
- a CDS encoding SDR family NAD(P)-dependent oxidoreductase, with product MGKLDGRTVLISGAARGQGEQEARLFAAEGARVVIADVLDEQGAALAKELGEESALFVHLDVSREADWQAAVVAAKAAFGRIDGLVNNAGILRFNELVTTPLEEFQQVVQVNQVGAFLGIRTVAPEIVAAGGGTIVNTSSYTGLTGMAFVGAYAATKHAVLGLTKVAAVELAAKGVRVNAVCPGAVDTAMSNPAALDPDADQVASKEAVDGLYRKLVPLGRIGRPEEVAALALFLTSDDSSYITGQPFVIDGGWLAGVSLF from the coding sequence ATGGGCAAGCTGGACGGGCGCACCGTGCTGATCAGCGGTGCGGCGCGCGGGCAGGGCGAGCAGGAGGCGCGGCTGTTCGCCGCCGAGGGCGCCCGGGTGGTGATCGCCGATGTGCTCGACGAGCAGGGCGCGGCACTCGCGAAGGAGCTGGGGGAGGAGTCCGCGCTCTTCGTCCACCTGGACGTCAGCCGGGAGGCGGACTGGCAGGCGGCGGTCGTCGCGGCGAAGGCCGCCTTCGGGCGGATCGACGGGCTGGTCAACAACGCGGGGATCCTGCGGTTCAACGAGCTGGTGACCACGCCGCTGGAGGAGTTCCAGCAGGTGGTGCAGGTCAACCAGGTGGGGGCCTTCCTGGGGATACGGACCGTGGCACCGGAGATCGTGGCGGCGGGAGGCGGGACGATCGTCAACACCTCCTCATACACCGGGCTCACCGGTATGGCGTTCGTCGGCGCGTACGCGGCGACCAAGCACGCCGTCCTCGGCCTGACCAAGGTGGCCGCCGTGGAGCTGGCGGCGAAGGGGGTCAGGGTCAACGCCGTGTGCCCCGGGGCCGTGGACACGGCGATGTCCAATCCTGCGGCGCTGGACCCGGACGCCGACCAGGTGGCGTCGAAGGAGGCCGTGGACGGGCTGTACCGCAAGCTCGTCCCCCTCGGCCGGATCGGCAGGCCCGAGGAGGTCGCGGCGCTCGCCCTGTTCCTGACCTCGGACGACTCCTCGTACATCACCGGGCAGCCGTTCGTCATCGACGGCGGGTGGCTGGCCGGGGTCAGCCTCTTCTGA
- a CDS encoding LLM class flavin-dependent oxidoreductase yields the protein MEFGLFVQGYVPAARSRVDPGAEHKALIEETEYVIQADKSGFKYAWASEHHFLEEYSHISANDVYLGYLAHATDRIHLGSGIFNPLAPVNHPVKVAEKVAMMDHLSEGRFEFGSGRGAGSHEILGFMPGITDMNHTKDLWEETISEFPKMWLQDEYVGFQGKSWSLPPRKILPKPYGKSHPAMWYAAGSPSSYAMAGSKGLGVLGFSVQKVSDMEWVVDSYKTAVKDAEPIGDFVNDNVMVTSTAICAETHAKAVEIAVGGGLNYLQSLLFRYHDTFPRPEGIPQWPELLPEYSEEIIELLIAEELMICGDPDEVLAQCRRWERAGADQLSFGLPIGISPEDTLNSIKLIGEHVIPEIDTDPVHRTTRFRDAA from the coding sequence TTGGAATTCGGGCTCTTTGTGCAGGGGTACGTGCCAGCCGCTCGGTCCAGGGTGGATCCCGGGGCAGAGCACAAGGCGCTGATCGAGGAGACCGAGTACGTCATCCAGGCGGACAAGTCCGGATTCAAGTACGCCTGGGCCTCCGAGCACCACTTCCTGGAGGAGTACTCGCACATCTCGGCCAACGACGTCTACCTCGGCTACCTCGCCCACGCCACGGACCGCATTCACCTCGGCTCCGGCATCTTCAACCCGCTGGCCCCGGTGAACCACCCGGTGAAGGTGGCCGAGAAGGTCGCCATGATGGACCACCTGTCCGAGGGGCGCTTCGAGTTCGGCTCCGGGCGCGGGGCGGGCAGCCACGAGATCCTCGGGTTCATGCCGGGCATCACCGACATGAACCACACCAAGGACCTCTGGGAGGAGACCATCTCGGAGTTCCCGAAGATGTGGCTCCAGGACGAGTACGTCGGCTTCCAGGGCAAGAGCTGGTCGCTGCCGCCGCGCAAGATCCTGCCCAAGCCGTACGGGAAGTCGCACCCGGCGATGTGGTACGCGGCCGGCTCGCCGTCCTCGTACGCCATGGCGGGCAGCAAGGGGCTCGGAGTGCTGGGCTTCAGCGTGCAGAAGGTCTCCGACATGGAGTGGGTGGTCGACTCCTACAAGACAGCCGTCAAGGATGCCGAGCCGATCGGTGACTTCGTCAACGACAACGTGATGGTCACCTCGACGGCGATCTGCGCCGAGACCCACGCCAAGGCCGTCGAGATCGCGGTGGGCGGCGGGCTGAACTACCTCCAGTCGCTGCTGTTCCGCTACCACGACACGTTCCCGCGCCCCGAGGGCATCCCGCAGTGGCCCGAGCTGCTGCCCGAGTACTCCGAGGAGATCATCGAACTCCTCATCGCCGAGGAGCTGATGATCTGCGGCGACCCGGACGAGGTGCTGGCACAGTGCCGGCGCTGGGAGCGGGCGGGCGCGGACCAGCTGAGCTTCGGGCTGCCGATCGGGATCAGCCCCGAGGACACCCTGAACTCGATCAAGCTGATCGGCGAGCACGTGATCCCGGAGATCGACACGGATCCGGTGCACCGGACGACACGGTTCCGCGACGCGGCGTGA
- a CDS encoding amidohydrolase family protein, producing MLDHLIRGATVVDGTGGPSYLADIGIRDGRIAVIAEPGTAPGPAATTEDATGLVLAPGFVDPHTHYDAQLFWDPYATPSMNHGVTTVAGGNCGFTLAPLHPDRPEDADYTRRMMSRVEGMALKALEEGVDWTWSSFREYLDALDGRIAVNAGFMVGHCALRRHVMGADAVGGQPTPAQMDAMLALFHDAMDAGAWGLSTTQSSTHADGDGQPVASRHALPEELLALSRAVGEHEGTQIEAIVAGCLDQFSDDEIDLFVDMTAAAGRPLNWNVLTIDAAVPERVPRQLVPSERARRAGGRIVALTMPILTPMNMSLGTFCALNLIPGWGDILSLPVPERIERLRDAGTRTEMLRRANSKEAGVFRRLANFGRYVIGDTYSAANEGLSGRVVNDIAAERGQDPFECLVEICAADELRTVLWPMPTDNDPDSWALRQRTWEHEDVMLGGSDAGAHLDRMCGAPYTTRFIGDCLRGRRLMPLEAAVKMLTDDPARLFGLRERGRIAEGYHADLVLFDPERIDAGPATLVHDLPGDSPRLDSKALGIVSVRVNGVETLRDDKVTGAVPGTVLRSGRDTRTVSTQ from the coding sequence ATGCTCGACCACCTCATCCGCGGAGCGACCGTCGTGGACGGCACCGGCGGACCCTCCTACCTGGCGGACATCGGCATCCGTGACGGCCGGATCGCCGTCATCGCGGAACCCGGCACGGCCCCCGGGCCCGCCGCGACCACCGAGGACGCCACCGGCCTCGTCCTGGCGCCCGGCTTCGTCGACCCGCACACCCACTACGACGCCCAGCTGTTCTGGGACCCCTACGCCACCCCGTCGATGAACCACGGCGTGACCACCGTCGCCGGGGGCAACTGCGGTTTCACCCTCGCCCCGCTCCACCCGGACCGCCCCGAGGACGCCGACTACACCCGGCGGATGATGTCGCGGGTCGAGGGCATGGCGCTCAAGGCCCTGGAGGAGGGCGTGGACTGGACCTGGTCCAGCTTCCGCGAGTACCTGGACGCGCTCGACGGGCGGATCGCCGTCAACGCCGGGTTCATGGTCGGGCACTGCGCGCTGCGCCGCCACGTCATGGGCGCCGACGCGGTCGGCGGACAGCCGACGCCCGCCCAGATGGACGCCATGCTGGCCCTGTTCCACGACGCGATGGACGCCGGGGCCTGGGGCCTGTCCACCACCCAGTCCTCCACCCACGCCGACGGCGACGGGCAGCCCGTCGCCTCCCGGCACGCGCTGCCCGAGGAACTCCTCGCCCTGTCCCGCGCGGTCGGCGAGCACGAGGGCACCCAGATCGAGGCGATCGTCGCGGGCTGCCTCGACCAGTTCTCCGACGACGAGATCGACCTGTTCGTCGACATGACGGCGGCCGCCGGACGCCCGCTGAACTGGAACGTCCTGACCATCGACGCCGCCGTACCCGAACGCGTGCCGCGCCAGCTGGTCCCCAGCGAACGCGCCCGCCGCGCGGGCGGCCGGATCGTCGCGCTGACGATGCCGATCCTCACCCCGATGAACATGTCGCTCGGCACGTTCTGCGCGCTCAACCTGATCCCCGGCTGGGGCGACATCCTGTCCCTGCCCGTCCCCGAGCGCATCGAGCGGCTGCGGGACGCCGGCACCCGCACCGAGATGCTGCGCCGCGCCAACAGCAAGGAGGCCGGCGTCTTCCGCCGCCTGGCGAACTTCGGGCGGTACGTCATCGGCGACACCTACAGCGCGGCGAACGAGGGCCTCAGCGGCCGCGTGGTCAACGACATCGCCGCCGAGCGCGGCCAGGACCCCTTCGAATGCCTCGTCGAGATCTGCGCGGCCGACGAACTGCGCACGGTCCTGTGGCCGATGCCCACCGACAACGACCCCGACTCCTGGGCGCTGCGGCAGCGGACCTGGGAACACGAGGACGTGATGCTCGGCGGCTCCGACGCGGGCGCCCACCTGGACCGGATGTGCGGAGCCCCGTACACCACCCGGTTCATCGGCGACTGCCTGCGCGGCCGCAGGCTCATGCCGCTCGAAGCAGCCGTGAAGATGCTCACCGACGACCCCGCGCGCCTCTTCGGCCTGCGCGAGAGGGGCAGGATCGCGGAGGGCTACCACGCCGACCTCGTCCTCTTCGACCCCGAACGCATCGACGCGGGCCCGGCCACCCTCGTCCACGACCTGCCGGGCGACAGCCCCCGGCTCGACTCCAAGGCGCTCGGCATCGTGTCGGTCCGGGTCAACGGGGTGGAGACGCTGCGCGACGACAAGGTGACCGGCGCGGTCCCCGGCACGGTGCTGCGCTCCGGACGCGACACCCGGACGGTGAGCACGCAGTGA
- a CDS encoding aldehyde dehydrogenase family protein, whose product MTTTPQRSPQRLFIGGEWTEPASGHYEVINPATEEIVGLAPEASRAQVYEAAASAREAFASWSLTRPEERAAILDRAADLMQRDFAANAALAQAESGATTGTARGMQVAVGAARFRRYAKGALEPAEEAVPPQINEAGPMGRAGIFGALAVRQPVGVVTCITSYNNPWANPAGKIAPALAMGNTVLVKPAPQDPLSVYRMAEALAEAGVPPGVVNVVSGSGAEAGEAAVDSPDVDMVSFTGSTSVGQRIAEVCGRSMKRQLMELGGKGAAVVLDDADLDSAVAGIGTTFSFYSGQICTAPTRVLVQRAAHDALVEKLTAYAGYLPVGDPTAKGTVVGPVISAAHRDRVESYVELGRKEGARIVTGGERPAPTGRGFYVAPTLLADCTPDMRVVREEIFGPVVVVVPFDDEEEGIALANDSDYGLIDYVWSGDVARAFRVARRLRAGGVGVNTIGRNMEAPFGGFKRSGVGRDVGSYALHAYSELQAIVWPG is encoded by the coding sequence GTGACCACGACTCCCCAGCGCTCTCCCCAGCGCCTCTTCATCGGCGGCGAGTGGACCGAGCCCGCGAGCGGCCACTACGAGGTGATCAACCCGGCGACCGAGGAGATCGTCGGCCTCGCCCCCGAGGCGAGCCGCGCGCAGGTGTACGAGGCGGCCGCGTCGGCCCGCGAGGCCTTCGCGAGCTGGTCGCTGACCCGCCCCGAGGAGCGCGCCGCGATCCTCGACCGCGCCGCCGACCTGATGCAGCGCGACTTCGCCGCCAACGCCGCACTCGCCCAGGCGGAGAGCGGCGCCACCACGGGAACGGCCCGGGGCATGCAGGTCGCCGTGGGCGCGGCCCGGTTCCGGCGGTACGCGAAGGGCGCCCTGGAACCGGCCGAGGAGGCGGTCCCGCCGCAGATCAACGAGGCCGGTCCGATGGGCCGGGCCGGGATCTTCGGGGCACTCGCGGTCCGCCAGCCGGTGGGCGTGGTCACCTGCATCACCTCGTACAACAACCCCTGGGCCAACCCGGCGGGCAAGATCGCGCCCGCGCTCGCGATGGGCAACACGGTCCTCGTGAAACCGGCCCCGCAGGACCCGCTCTCCGTCTACCGGATGGCCGAGGCCCTCGCGGAGGCGGGCGTTCCGCCGGGCGTCGTCAACGTCGTCAGCGGTTCGGGGGCGGAGGCGGGCGAGGCGGCCGTCGACTCGCCCGATGTGGACATGGTGAGCTTCACCGGCTCCACCTCGGTCGGGCAGCGCATCGCGGAGGTCTGCGGCCGTTCCATGAAACGGCAGTTGATGGAGCTGGGCGGAAAGGGCGCAGCCGTGGTGCTCGACGACGCCGACCTCGATTCGGCGGTGGCGGGCATCGGCACCACGTTCTCGTTCTACAGCGGACAGATCTGTACGGCTCCGACCCGCGTCCTGGTCCAGCGGGCCGCGCACGACGCCCTGGTCGAGAAGCTCACGGCGTACGCCGGGTACCTGCCCGTCGGGGACCCGACGGCGAAGGGCACGGTCGTCGGCCCGGTCATCTCCGCCGCCCACCGCGACCGCGTCGAGTCGTACGTCGAACTGGGCCGCAAGGAAGGAGCCCGGATCGTCACGGGCGGCGAACGCCCCGCCCCCACCGGCCGGGGTTTCTACGTCGCGCCGACGCTCCTGGCCGACTGCACCCCCGACATGCGGGTCGTGCGGGAGGAGATCTTCGGCCCGGTCGTGGTGGTGGTGCCCTTCGACGACGAGGAGGAGGGCATCGCGCTGGCCAACGACAGCGACTACGGGCTGATCGACTACGTCTGGTCCGGCGATGTGGCCCGCGCCTTCCGCGTCGCCCGCAGGCTGCGGGCCGGCGGGGTCGGGGTGAACACCATCGGCCGGAACATGGAGGCCCCGTTCGGCGGGTTCAAGCGCAGCGGGGTCGGCCGGGACGTCGGCTCGTACGCCCTGCACGCGTACAGCGAACTCCAGGCGATCGTCTGGCCGGGCTGA
- a CDS encoding NAD-binding protein, which yields METFERARLDAYFANIVGRFLPEERASSFLITHLLPERPGFVRAVAALSDLRAVLPKPKSVSESARREVERCIAVDALSRGLFADPDSALDYIESRAGGERIVLLDVGGYFAPALTDLHDRFSGQLAGVIEDTENGHRRYAGIDKLPCPVISVARSPLKDPEDFLVGQSVVFSTEAVMRGRGDILHGRPALVIGFGKLGSSIARLLHAKGVQVTVFDIDPVRRAQALAQGFAVARDRESALTGAGLVLCATGSVSLRGEDFGNLRNGAYVATVTSSEDELELGTLPEVYTRTKVGDHVTRYQTTGHYFYLANGGNAVNFLHGASVGPFIFLVQAEILSAIRMLTRDDLAPGLHEVAAADRAAIAATWLSYFNR from the coding sequence ATGGAAACTTTCGAACGTGCCCGACTGGACGCCTATTTCGCGAACATCGTCGGCCGCTTCCTCCCCGAGGAACGTGCCTCGTCGTTCCTGATCACACATCTTCTGCCCGAGCGCCCTGGCTTCGTCCGCGCTGTCGCCGCCCTGAGCGACCTGCGTGCGGTGCTTCCCAAGCCCAAGTCGGTCAGCGAGAGCGCGCGCAGAGAGGTCGAGCGCTGCATTGCTGTCGACGCCCTCTCCCGGGGCCTCTTCGCCGACCCGGACAGTGCACTGGACTACATCGAGTCCCGAGCAGGCGGAGAACGGATCGTCCTGCTGGACGTCGGAGGCTACTTCGCTCCCGCACTCACCGACCTGCACGACCGGTTCTCCGGGCAGTTGGCAGGCGTCATCGAGGACACGGAGAACGGCCACCGACGTTACGCCGGTATCGACAAGCTCCCCTGCCCGGTGATCTCGGTCGCTCGTTCGCCTCTCAAAGACCCGGAAGACTTCCTCGTCGGCCAGTCCGTCGTCTTCTCCACCGAGGCGGTCATGCGCGGCCGGGGGGACATTCTTCACGGTCGTCCCGCCCTGGTGATCGGTTTCGGCAAGCTCGGCAGCTCCATCGCCCGACTGCTGCACGCCAAAGGCGTCCAGGTCACCGTCTTCGATATCGATCCCGTCCGTCGCGCACAGGCACTCGCCCAGGGCTTCGCCGTTGCCCGGGACCGGGAGAGCGCCCTGACCGGCGCCGGCCTCGTTCTGTGCGCCACCGGCTCGGTCTCGCTGCGTGGCGAGGACTTCGGCAACCTCCGCAACGGCGCGTACGTCGCCACAGTCACCAGCAGCGAGGACGAACTCGAACTCGGCACCCTCCCCGAGGTCTACACCCGTACGAAGGTCGGCGATCACGTCACCCGCTACCAGACCACCGGTCACTACTTCTATCTGGCGAACGGCGGCAACGCCGTGAACTTCCTCCACGGGGCCAGCGTTGGACCGTTCATCTTCCTGGTTCAGGCAGAGATCCTCTCCGCGATCAGGATGCTCACCCGAGACGACCTCGCCCCCGGCCTCCATGAGGTCGCCGCAGCCGACCGGGCCGCCATCGCGGCGACCTGGCTCTCCTACTTCAACAGGTGA
- a CDS encoding ATP-binding protein: protein MTNALHNYFEARRSSVCLARRFVLTTLASWGISGESAEDIRLCVSELVTNALVHGTRRGHGFLVRLCADGDGVRLEVHDSRDAGPGSLPCVHTASDTDITGRGLWIVRSLADDWGVENRAPYGKVVWSRFKAVPEMQPADQPASRTECEGEQPWKLSNVPDWTPISRTSSAASSPRNVPRRS from the coding sequence ATGACGAATGCGCTGCACAACTACTTCGAAGCCAGGCGTTCCTCGGTCTGCCTGGCCCGCCGGTTCGTTCTCACCACGCTGGCGTCGTGGGGGATCTCCGGCGAGTCGGCCGAAGACATTCGTCTGTGCGTATCGGAGTTGGTCACCAACGCTCTGGTACACGGGACCCGCCGCGGTCATGGCTTCCTGGTACGCCTCTGCGCCGACGGGGACGGCGTACGCCTGGAGGTCCACGACAGCCGCGACGCAGGCCCCGGGTCCCTCCCCTGTGTGCATACGGCCTCCGACACGGACATCACGGGGCGCGGACTATGGATTGTCCGATCGCTCGCCGACGACTGGGGGGTGGAGAACCGGGCCCCCTACGGAAAGGTCGTGTGGTCGCGCTTCAAGGCCGTACCCGAGATGCAGCCTGCCGATCAACCCGCGTCGCGGACCGAATGTGAGGGAGAACAGCCATGGAAACTTTCGAACGTGCCCGACTGGACGCCTATTTCGCGAACATCGTCGGCCGCTTCCTCCCCGAGGAACGTGCCTCGTCGTTCCTGA